A stretch of Desulfomonilia bacterium DNA encodes these proteins:
- a CDS encoding glycosyltransferase family 39 protein, whose translation MTEGASKILKWLVLFIIPLLIYIASLPAIPLIEPDEGRYSLIPQEMIQTGDYVTPRLKGVDYFEKPVLDYWATAVSFKIFGENAFASRLFVALCAWGCIMLAYRIGRRFHDEKTGIFAAALLSTTIYHFVMGRAHVLDMPLTFFVSMGIWSCYRFFEDERRKRIWLYLAYFFAGLAFLSKGLIGVVFPFTIAFFWLVFRKRFRDIFRLISPAGLIILLLVTGPWLYLVQKANPDFFNFFFIHEHLQRFTTKIHNRYEPFWFFIPVLIGGFIPWLGYLPQAIKYMRPRIGFIFKKDETAFLLTWAGFVFLFFSASSSKLVPYIAPVFIPLSVMLGHIFRQGDDALRQGSHVTTGIIASSAVWLQSAAIGTGIVFLPLFDKGSLISMSRWLPYVIVPVIMLLCLTFLPSMVRKRLRQGWFFSIYIFSAVFFLSLLVPAAKYVTPYKSALPIVEAIREHVPEGSVPVQFKMSNYGIDFYTRMKTPVVDDYGELDYGVAKLSNEEKIRRFPSSRDFFEQYKKSGEEWCVTDDIYKVDILKEKSPAAEVLWQNREYFLIHMKKGTSIGGKP comes from the coding sequence ATGACAGAAGGTGCTTCAAAAATCTTAAAATGGCTTGTTCTGTTTATAATCCCGCTTCTGATATATATTGCCTCGTTGCCCGCGATTCCGCTTATTGAGCCTGATGAAGGTCGTTACAGCCTGATTCCTCAGGAGATGATTCAGACCGGAGACTATGTAACTCCGAGACTGAAGGGTGTCGATTACTTTGAAAAACCGGTCCTCGATTACTGGGCGACAGCTGTTTCATTTAAAATATTCGGGGAAAATGCCTTTGCCTCCAGGCTATTCGTGGCCCTTTGCGCCTGGGGCTGCATCATGCTTGCCTATAGGATCGGCAGACGTTTCCATGACGAAAAGACCGGGATTTTTGCTGCGGCTCTGCTTTCCACGACTATATATCATTTTGTAATGGGCAGAGCCCATGTCCTTGACATGCCGCTTACATTCTTTGTCTCAATGGGCATATGGTCATGCTACAGGTTTTTTGAGGACGAACGCCGCAAACGGATATGGCTTTATCTCGCGTATTTTTTTGCAGGACTGGCCTTTTTGTCAAAAGGCCTCATCGGTGTTGTTTTTCCTTTTACAATAGCCTTTTTCTGGCTTGTCTTCAGAAAACGATTCAGGGATATATTCAGGCTGATTTCTCCGGCAGGATTGATCATACTGTTGCTGGTGACCGGCCCGTGGCTTTACCTTGTACAGAAGGCTAATCCTGATTTTTTCAACTTCTTTTTTATTCATGAGCACCTGCAGAGATTTACAACAAAGATTCACAACAGGTATGAACCTTTCTGGTTCTTTATTCCTGTCCTGATTGGCGGCTTCATACCCTGGCTGGGTTATCTGCCCCAGGCGATCAAATATATGAGGCCCAGAATCGGTTTTATCTTTAAAAAGGATGAAACAGCTTTTCTCCTTACATGGGCCGGATTTGTTTTCCTGTTCTTTTCAGCCTCCTCATCCAAGCTTGTGCCATACATTGCACCTGTTTTCATACCGCTTTCGGTTATGCTCGGGCATATATTCAGACAGGGGGACGATGCCCTGAGGCAAGGCAGTCATGTTACTACGGGCATAATAGCATCGTCTGCGGTCTGGCTGCAGTCAGCGGCCATAGGGACGGGGATAGTATTCCTGCCGCTCTTCGATAAGGGAAGCCTTATATCGATGAGCCGGTGGCTGCCATATGTAATTGTCCCTGTCATCATGCTCCTGTGCCTGACTTTCCTGCCCTCAATGGTAAGGAAAAGACTGCGGCAGGGATGGTTTTTCAGCATTTATATTTTCTCGGCAGTGTTCTTTCTCTCGCTGCTTGTGCCTGCGGCAAAATATGTTACGCCGTACAAATCCGCCTTGCCTATTGTCGAGGCCATCAGGGAGCATGTACCCGAAGGCAGCGTTCCCGTTCAGTTCAAGATGAGCAATTACGGCATCGACTTTTATACGCGCATGAAAACGCCTGTAGTCGATGATTATGGCGAGCTTGATTATGGTGTAGCCAAGCTTTCGAATGAGGAGAAGATAAGACGCTTTCCGTCAAGCCGGGATTTCTTCGAACAGTATAAAAAATCAGGCGAAGAATGGTGCGTTACTGACGACATATACAAGGTTGACATCCTGAAAGAGAAGTCTCCCGCCGCAGAAGTCCTCTGGCAGAACAGGGAATACTTCCTCATACATATGAAAAAAGGGACATCAATAGGCGGAAAACCATGA
- a CDS encoding MoxR family ATPase — protein MGKDSFTGTKSYVLDPELARIVNASIRLEMPLLLKGEPGTGKTLLAYAIAENLGMPLIILNVKSSMKAVEALYQYDTLTRLNDSRFGDSSRDVSSIEDYIKMGKIGQAFTADSRVVLLIDEIDKADTDFQDDLLDVLDQMSFDIIEIDRTIKAKNRPIIIITSNAKKDLSDPFLGRCIFHHIAFPDADMMRKIVLAHFPSIEKKISEACIEAFYRLREVKGIEKKPATRELINWIRILLMDKEFDTQYLAKRDVPYLGVLFKKSEDLKLAQRYTGGY, from the coding sequence ATGGGAAAAGACTCATTTACCGGAACAAAATCATATGTCCTTGATCCAGAACTTGCACGCATAGTCAATGCATCAATCAGGCTTGAGATGCCGCTACTCCTCAAAGGTGAACCCGGTACCGGCAAAACACTGCTTGCATATGCCATTGCGGAAAATCTGGGCATGCCGCTTATCATCCTGAACGTTAAGTCGAGTATGAAGGCGGTCGAGGCGCTTTATCAGTACGATACCCTGACGCGCCTCAATGACAGCCGTTTTGGTGATTCGTCACGTGATGTAAGCAGCATTGAGGACTATATAAAAATGGGAAAGATAGGACAGGCCTTTACAGCCGACAGCCGCGTCGTCCTGCTAATAGACGAGATCGACAAGGCCGATACAGACTTTCAGGATGACCTGCTGGATGTGCTTGACCAGATGAGTTTTGATATAATCGAAATCGACAGGACTATTAAAGCGAAAAACCGGCCTATCATTATCATTACATCCAACGCCAAGAAAGATCTTTCGGATCCGTTTCTCGGGCGATGCATCTTCCATCATATAGCGTTTCCAGATGCAGATATGATGAGAAAGATAGTGCTCGCACACTTCCCTTCAATCGAAAAAAAGATAAGCGAGGCATGCATAGAGGCTTTTTACAGGCTGAGGGAGGTAAAAGGCATCGAGAAAAAGCCCGCCACGCGCGAACTCATAAACTGGATACGCATCCTTCTCATGGATAAGGAATTCGATACACAGTACCTTGCAAAAAGGGATGTCCCGTACCTTGGCGTTCTGTTCAAGAAAAGCGAAGACCTGAAACTTGCCCAGAGGTACACGGGCGGGTACTAG
- a CDS encoding ABC transporter permease: MNWLRIRELVRKEFIELFRDRKNRPLLIIAPLVQILVFGYVVNFDINNIQVAVFDQARTNESREFIEAFSSNKIFRITHFPESEKALGRLVMDNKVDIGINIAPDMSEKMKKGNTADVQIIADGCMSNMAFIRISYTVMVLDQYNRMMMKRIYPQNMQFAQVDMRLRQWYNPNINSRHFFVPGIVAFLIMLLSLLFTSIAIIREKESGTMEQVIVTPIKSSEFIMGKTIPFIIISLIQMWIVIAFAKYWFDVPMAGSAWLLFAASILFLLSSLGMGLFISTVSRTQQQAMMSTFFVVLPVFMLSGFVFPISNMPEPVQWLTYLNPLRYFLVIIRGIFLKGVGIEVLWKQFLALGILGLILFASATLRFHKRLD; the protein is encoded by the coding sequence GTGAACTGGCTCAGGATAAGGGAGCTTGTAAGGAAGGAGTTCATAGAGCTCTTCCGTGACAGAAAGAACAGGCCGCTTCTGATAATAGCTCCGCTCGTTCAGATCCTTGTATTCGGTTATGTCGTCAATTTCGACATCAACAATATTCAGGTAGCCGTATTCGACCAGGCCCGTACAAATGAAAGCAGGGAATTCATCGAGGCATTCAGCAGCAATAAAATATTCAGGATCACTCACTTTCCCGAGAGTGAAAAGGCTCTCGGGAGGCTGGTTATGGACAACAAGGTGGACATAGGGATTAATATCGCGCCTGATATGAGCGAAAAGATGAAAAAGGGGAATACCGCAGACGTCCAGATAATCGCCGACGGGTGCATGAGCAACATGGCATTTATCAGAATATCCTATACGGTAATGGTCCTTGACCAGTACAACCGCATGATGATGAAGCGCATATATCCACAGAATATGCAGTTCGCGCAGGTGGATATGCGCCTGAGGCAATGGTACAACCCCAATATCAACAGCCGCCATTTCTTCGTGCCCGGGATTGTGGCCTTTCTTATCATGCTACTGAGTCTTCTGTTTACATCCATTGCCATCATCCGCGAAAAAGAATCCGGGACGATGGAGCAGGTGATAGTAACTCCGATAAAATCCTCCGAATTTATCATGGGAAAGACCATACCCTTTATAATTATCTCGCTCATACAGATGTGGATAGTCATTGCCTTTGCAAAATACTGGTTCGACGTCCCCATGGCGGGAAGCGCATGGCTTCTTTTCGCGGCATCGATCCTGTTCCTTCTGAGTTCGCTCGGAATGGGTCTTTTTATTTCAACGGTCAGCAGGACGCAGCAGCAGGCCATGATGTCTACATTTTTCGTGGTGCTGCCGGTGTTCATGCTTTCCGGTTTTGTATTTCCCATAAGCAACATGCCGGAACCCGTTCAATGGCTCACGTATCTCAATCCTCTACGGTATTTCCTGGTCATTATCAGGGGGATATTTTTAAAGGGTGTAGGAATTGAGGTGCTATGGAAGCAGTTTCTGGCACTCGGCATACTGGGTCTGATCCTTTTTGCAAGCGCCACTCTCAGGTTCCATAAACGACTGGACTGA
- a CDS encoding ABC transporter permease, translating to MNIRKINAVMMNEFLHLARDYRSLAMAFAIPVLLILLFGYALSLDVEHIKTIVIDQDRTDISRDFIRELGASRYFTITASIDSSGEIDDYLDHGRASLAFVIPPGFTKNLRSDRPAPMQVILDGSDPNFANISKGYVNGFINAYNQVILADFLNRSGLEAMDPPVNGCLRVWFNENLLSRNFIIPGIIAIIIIIAGTLLTSLVVAREYENGTMETLKSIPLGAMEFMIGKAVPYYLIAIIDVLVSIFMGQILFNVVMKESFWIMMFASTLYVFVAISIGLLLSTSIKNQLVANQAAILITYLPSFLLSNFVFPITNMPKALQLITYFVPAKYYISILSDIFLRDVGFSAVWTDYAVLAAIPVILTSINYLLLKKEGL from the coding sequence ATGAACATCAGAAAGATCAATGCCGTAATGATGAATGAATTCCTGCATCTTGCAAGAGATTACAGGAGTCTGGCAATGGCATTCGCCATCCCTGTTCTTCTGATACTTCTCTTCGGCTATGCCCTGAGTCTCGATGTCGAGCATATAAAAACAATAGTGATCGACCAGGACAGGACTGACATCAGTCGCGATTTCATCAGGGAACTGGGGGCCTCACGATATTTCACCATAACAGCATCGATCGATTCCTCCGGTGAAATCGACGATTATCTCGATCATGGCAGGGCATCTCTTGCCTTCGTCATTCCGCCCGGTTTCACGAAAAACCTGAGGTCTGACAGACCGGCGCCAATGCAGGTTATACTCGACGGCAGCGATCCCAATTTTGCCAACATCTCCAAGGGATACGTGAATGGTTTTATCAATGCCTACAACCAGGTTATCCTGGCGGACTTCCTTAACAGGTCTGGTTTGGAGGCTATGGACCCGCCTGTAAACGGATGTCTGAGAGTATGGTTCAATGAGAACCTCCTGAGTAGAAATTTCATAATCCCGGGTATTATAGCCATAATAATTATCATCGCAGGGACCCTGCTGACATCCCTGGTGGTTGCAAGGGAATACGAAAACGGCACGATGGAAACGTTAAAGTCCATTCCTCTTGGAGCAATGGAGTTCATGATCGGAAAGGCTGTCCCGTATTATCTCATAGCCATTATCGACGTCCTGGTTTCGATATTCATGGGTCAGATCCTGTTCAACGTGGTCATGAAGGAAAGTTTCTGGATCATGATGTTTGCATCAACCCTTTATGTCTTTGTAGCTATATCGATAGGACTGCTGCTTTCCACCTCCATCAAGAACCAGCTTGTTGCAAACCAGGCGGCCATACTTATCACCTACCTCCCCTCGTTCCTGCTTTCAAATTTTGTATTTCCGATCACCAATATGCCGAAAGCCCTTCAGCTGATAACATATTTTGTGCCTGCAAAATATTACATCAGCATTCTGAGTGACATCTTCCTAAGGGATGTTGGCTTTTCTGCAGTCTGGACCGATTATGCAGTCCTTGCTGCAATCCCTGTAATATTAACCTCGATCAATTATCTGCTTCTCAAAAAGGAGGGGTTGTGA
- a CDS encoding ABC transporter ATP-binding protein: MTTSEDNSIVVNSLEKRFGKFIAVNRISFSVRKGEIFGFLGSNGSGKSTTIRMLCGILKPTSGGGSVAGYDVIKEPDEIKSSIGYMSQKFSLYENMTPFENIRFYLGVYNVPESLWKERTQWVLDMARISEFRNRLTKDLPQGFKQRLALGCAMLHKPGIIFLDEPTSGVDPITRRHFWEFIRKLSGEGITVFVTTHYMDEALNCERIAMINLGNIVAEGSPEEIIERTCPKKPGATLNDAFIRLMAGGPS, from the coding sequence GTGACGACATCGGAAGATAATTCAATTGTCGTGAACAGCCTTGAAAAGCGTTTCGGCAAGTTCATTGCCGTAAACCGCATAAGTTTTTCAGTCAGAAAGGGGGAAATTTTCGGTTTCCTGGGCTCGAACGGTTCGGGCAAATCGACAACTATACGCATGCTCTGCGGAATTCTGAAACCCACGTCCGGAGGCGGCAGTGTAGCAGGATATGATGTGATAAAGGAACCGGATGAAATCAAAAGCTCGATAGGCTACATGTCGCAGAAGTTTTCACTTTATGAAAATATGACCCCTTTTGAAAACATCAGGTTTTACCTCGGCGTCTATAATGTTCCCGAAAGCCTCTGGAAGGAAAGAACTCAATGGGTCCTCGACATGGCCAGGATTTCAGAGTTCAGAAACAGACTGACAAAAGACCTGCCTCAAGGCTTCAAACAGAGACTCGCACTGGGGTGCGCCATGCTCCACAAACCGGGCATAATATTTCTGGACGAGCCCACATCGGGGGTTGATCCGATCACAAGAAGGCATTTCTGGGAATTCATCCGCAAGCTTTCTGGAGAAGGCATCACCGTATTCGTAACCACTCATTATATGGACGAGGCCCTCAACTGCGAGCGGATCGCCATGATAAACCTGGGCAATATTGTTGCGGAGGGCTCTCCGGAAGAGATAATAGAAAGGACATGCCCTAAAAAGCCGGGGGCCACGCTTAACGACGCATTCATAAGGCTTATGGCAGGTGGCCCTTCATGA
- a CDS encoding ABC transporter ATP-binding protein encodes MADIMDDSYIKIEHVTMSFGEVKAVDDACLEAARGSVFGLVGSDGAGKSTLLRMLATMIKPSEGRMKIAGLDVVADKRKVKEIIGYMPQRFGLYQDLTVLENINFFMNIFGIRGQERKSRMEKYLGFSNLLPYLDRQAGNLSGGMKQKLGLACVLVHEPDVLILDEPTNGVDPVSRQEFWDILNEMKRQGKTIIISTAYLDEGEKCDTLAMMHKSKVLQVATPADIQARYASLEDAMIMRIAEIDGEIAGDDIGR; translated from the coding sequence ATGGCAGATATCATGGATGATTCCTATATCAAGATCGAGCATGTAACGATGAGCTTCGGGGAGGTCAAGGCCGTGGATGATGCATGCCTTGAAGCCGCAAGGGGTTCGGTATTCGGTCTTGTTGGATCGGACGGCGCCGGCAAATCGACCCTGCTCCGCATGCTTGCAACAATGATAAAACCATCTGAAGGCAGGATGAAAATAGCCGGCCTCGATGTTGTTGCTGACAAGCGTAAAGTAAAGGAGATAATCGGTTATATGCCCCAGCGTTTCGGTCTTTATCAGGACCTGACCGTCCTTGAAAACATTAATTTCTTCATGAACATTTTCGGGATCAGAGGTCAGGAAAGAAAATCCCGGATGGAAAAATATCTGGGCTTTTCCAATCTCCTGCCATATCTAGACAGGCAGGCAGGCAATCTATCCGGCGGGATGAAGCAGAAACTGGGCCTTGCATGCGTGCTTGTACACGAACCTGATGTGCTGATCCTCGATGAACCTACAAACGGTGTCGATCCGGTATCGAGACAGGAATTCTGGGACATTCTCAATGAAATGAAAAGGCAGGGTAAAACCATAATTATTTCAACCGCATACCTCGATGAAGGTGAAAAATGCGACACGCTTGCAATGATGCATAAGTCAAAAGTCCTTCAAGTTGCAACGCCTGCGGATATCCAGGCCCGATATGCCAGTCTGGAAGATGCCATGATAATGCGTATAGCGGAAATCGACGGGGAGATAGCCGGTGACGACATCGGAAGATAA
- a CDS encoding efflux RND transporter periplasmic adaptor subunit: MKKSVIVAVLLVLVLAVGFTVWREQQKNKHVEQWYSGTIDAHQSNISFQTSGRVNRINYDEGQSVKEGEVIAELDTEEYRARIQQAKSNLERAQKNREQLVDVLNIYKKSLPADVRQAQAALSIAKDVTENARKNYVRYSELYKRGVVTEKERDDVRLAFDNASSRYLQAEAALTAANSNLGKIDATEKDIAQAGAQVLVAKAALDEATIRLGYTRLLSPVDGIITSRNIELGEVVNPGREVMTISDLTRVYLKIYVRETDIGNVRPGQPAEVKIDSMPGRVFKGNVSYISQVAEFTPKIIQTKEERVKYVYLVKISIFNPDLALKPGLPADAWLK; this comes from the coding sequence ATGAAGAAGAGCGTAATAGTCGCAGTCTTGCTTGTTCTTGTTCTGGCGGTAGGATTCACCGTATGGCGTGAGCAGCAAAAAAACAAACACGTTGAACAATGGTATTCGGGAACGATAGATGCGCACCAGTCCAACATATCATTTCAGACCTCCGGCAGGGTTAACAGGATTAATTATGATGAAGGACAAAGCGTAAAAGAAGGTGAAGTGATTGCCGAACTTGACACCGAGGAATACCGGGCACGGATTCAGCAGGCGAAATCCAACCTTGAACGCGCTCAAAAAAACAGGGAACAGCTAGTTGACGTTCTTAACATATACAAAAAATCCCTTCCTGCCGATGTAAGACAGGCGCAGGCGGCACTCTCCATCGCAAAGGACGTGACGGAAAACGCCAGAAAGAATTATGTCAGATATTCTGAACTTTATAAAAGAGGTGTGGTCACGGAAAAAGAACGTGATGACGTAAGACTGGCCTTTGACAACGCCAGCAGCAGGTATTTACAGGCGGAAGCAGCACTGACGGCTGCAAACAGCAACCTCGGAAAGATTGATGCAACGGAAAAAGACATCGCCCAGGCAGGCGCCCAGGTTCTTGTCGCAAAGGCGGCTCTGGACGAAGCAACCATAAGACTTGGTTATACCAGGCTCCTGTCGCCAGTTGATGGCATAATCACCAGCCGCAATATAGAACTCGGAGAAGTGGTAAACCCGGGCCGGGAGGTTATGACGATTTCGGATCTCACAAGGGTATATCTCAAGATATATGTCAGAGAGACGGACATCGGCAACGTAAGGCCGGGACAGCCTGCGGAGGTAAAGATTGATTCCATGCCCGGCAGGGTCTTCAAAGGCAATGTTTCCTATATTTCTCAGGTGGCCGAGTTCACGCCCAAGATTATCCAGACCAAGGAAGAGCGGGTGAAATACGTATATCTTGTTAAGATATCCATCTTTAATCCCGACCTTGCATTAAAACCGGGGCTTCCGGCAGATGCGTGGCTGAAATAA
- a CDS encoding TolC family protein yields MKTLKISLSLMLIFIIIQPQPVSADNDGKPLSLADSINIALENSLLIKSADEGVSYARAKKKEAGTGFLPMFSASYNYTRLSDDPYVDFPGNPPFMPATTITTGTKDNYTLAFEVKQPIFTGGAIYYNYLANKTGEDVASQEKRQNVLIVIEEVKTAYYSILKAVKVKDAAVKSVEMLKGHRDMAKAYYDVHLVPLNDLLRAEVEVANAQRNLLAAENAIEIANANFNTILRRGINTPVDIIDSFEVVPFDRGIDECINMAINMRPEMKAAVARQKQSESLLKVEKAGFVPVIGATGRLERYGDHPELQGSPYRQQDDWYISAAATWNFWEWGKTKNRVDAGRARVNQADNAILQTGDRIALEVKRAWLDLKEAEKQVSVTKSMIKSAEENFRVSSERYKEQLGTAVDVLDAQSLLTKARADYARAVGDYNILMARIERVIGITGNESGGIK; encoded by the coding sequence ATGAAAACACTCAAGATTAGTTTATCATTAATGCTTATATTCATAATTATTCAACCTCAGCCGGTTTCCGCCGATAACGACGGCAAGCCATTAAGCCTTGCAGATTCAATAAATATCGCTCTCGAAAACAGCCTCCTCATCAAATCTGCAGACGAAGGTGTTTCTTATGCCAGGGCTAAAAAGAAAGAGGCGGGAACCGGTTTCCTACCCATGTTCAGCGCTTCCTACAACTATACCAGACTCAGCGATGACCCCTATGTCGATTTTCCGGGAAATCCTCCGTTCATGCCGGCTACAACAATTACAACGGGTACAAAAGACAATTACACACTCGCATTTGAAGTCAAGCAGCCCATCTTTACCGGCGGGGCTATATACTACAATTATCTTGCAAACAAAACCGGCGAAGATGTAGCGAGTCAGGAAAAACGTCAAAACGTGCTCATCGTGATCGAAGAGGTCAAAACTGCTTATTATTCAATATTAAAGGCTGTAAAAGTCAAGGACGCCGCCGTCAAATCTGTTGAGATGCTTAAGGGGCACAGAGACATGGCAAAGGCCTATTATGATGTCCATCTGGTACCGCTTAATGACCTTTTAAGGGCGGAAGTGGAAGTTGCAAACGCCCAGCGAAATCTCCTTGCCGCTGAAAATGCCATAGAGATAGCAAATGCAAATTTTAATACAATCCTCAGAAGAGGAATAAATACCCCTGTGGATATTATCGACAGCTTTGAGGTCGTGCCTTTTGACAGAGGGATTGATGAATGCATCAACATGGCAATCAATATGAGGCCGGAAATGAAGGCTGCAGTTGCACGCCAGAAACAATCGGAAAGTTTGCTCAAGGTTGAAAAAGCAGGCTTTGTCCCAGTCATCGGGGCAACCGGACGATTGGAGCGATACGGCGATCATCCGGAACTCCAGGGCAGCCCCTACAGACAGCAGGACGACTGGTATATATCCGCGGCAGCTACATGGAATTTCTGGGAATGGGGAAAGACCAAGAACAGGGTTGATGCAGGAAGGGCACGTGTAAACCAGGCCGATAATGCTATACTTCAGACAGGAGACCGTATAGCGCTTGAAGTAAAAAGGGCATGGCTTGACCTCAAGGAGGCTGAAAAACAGGTGAGCGTAACCAAATCCATGATCAAGAGTGCAGAGGAAAACTTCAGGGTGAGTTCTGAAAGATATAAGGAACAGCTGGGTACCGCTGTTGACGTGCTTGACGCCCAGTCCCTACTGACAAAGGCCCGGGCCGATTATGCAAGGGCTGTCGGTGACTACAACATTCTTATGGCAAGGATTGAGAGGGTAATCGGAATTACAGGTAATGAATCGGGAGGCATAAAATGA
- a CDS encoding TetR/AcrR family transcriptional regulator codes for MPEKKGVAIENILAAARKEFADKGFEGARVDEIARKACVNKAMLYYHIGDKHELYAQVLHSIIGNVVEQIEKELEKVDKPEDKLRTYIAVFNKAIASNPEMPRIMMREIASGGNNLPDIFFKDILRIISIITGVIKAGTKSGVFIETIPELVHVMVMGGIISTNTIFPLLYSKNNAPGEIRNICKKTSSHIASEIERLVMRSVLVYAKRG; via the coding sequence ATGCCTGAAAAAAAAGGCGTGGCCATTGAAAATATTCTTGCTGCAGCCAGAAAGGAGTTTGCGGATAAGGGCTTTGAGGGTGCTCGTGTCGACGAAATCGCCCGCAAGGCTTGCGTAAACAAGGCTATGCTTTACTACCATATAGGAGACAAACACGAATTGTATGCCCAAGTGTTGCATTCGATAATTGGAAATGTCGTCGAGCAGATAGAAAAGGAGCTCGAGAAGGTGGACAAACCAGAGGATAAATTGAGAACATATATAGCGGTTTTCAACAAGGCAATCGCAAGCAATCCCGAAATGCCCCGGATAATGATGCGGGAAATCGCCTCAGGCGGTAACAATCTCCCGGATATATTCTTTAAAGACATCTTGAGGATTATTTCTATTATTACAGGTGTGATCAAAGCCGGAACAAAATCGGGAGTATTTATCGAAACCATTCCGGAGCTTGTCCATGTTATGGTCATGGGAGGCATAATATCGACAAACACTATTTTCCCGCTCCTTTACTCGAAGAATAATGCACCCGGAGAAATCAGGAATATCTGTAAAAAGACATCTTCACATATTGCATCGGAAATTGAACGGCTCGTAATGAGGTCAGTGCTTGTTTATGCAAAACGGGGGTGA
- a CDS encoding coproporphyrinogen III oxidase family protein → MCGMTIDAFISRFMRFKTKDYLAFSELGHCEPPDAPARDIQLYMHIPFCRVLCPYCSFHRVVFREDLTRSYFQALRKELDIYHQKGFRFSEIYIGGGTPTILMDELVKTLKHLNSLFKPKDISVETNPDSLNRETLSVLSDLGAGRVSVGVQTFDDKILKLIGRYEKYGSGNELIEKISKAKNIVRTLNIDMIYNFPVQNRDQLLNDVYTLNNIKPDQVTFYPLMVSDETIREMKKIMGAHSFRKERLFNELISKNLSTDYHPQSAWCFSLSDAMIDEYVTSNEDYAGAGSGAFGLSGGYIYANTFSIGRYMKDIREGRLPVYAKKKFSRKELARYAFLMGLFGLKVPRSMFVQRFGKDPWTLLPLECLFFTLIGALNTTHDSLQLTEKGRYYWVIMMREFFTGVDNFRDMSRLEAGSEYE, encoded by the coding sequence ATGTGCGGCATGACAATCGATGCATTTATTTCCAGGTTCATGCGGTTTAAAACAAAGGATTATCTGGCGTTCAGCGAATTGGGCCATTGCGAACCACCTGATGCTCCAGCACGGGATATTCAGTTATATATGCATATTCCATTCTGCAGGGTGTTGTGCCCTTATTGTTCATTCCACAGGGTTGTGTTCAGAGAAGACCTGACAAGATCGTATTTCCAGGCGCTCAGAAAAGAGCTCGATATATACCATCAAAAAGGTTTCAGGTTTTCAGAAATTTATATCGGCGGCGGAACCCCGACTATATTGATGGATGAACTGGTTAAAACACTGAAACACTTGAACAGCCTGTTTAAACCAAAAGACATTTCTGTTGAAACCAACCCTGATTCGCTTAACAGAGAGACCCTTTCCGTTTTGTCCGACCTGGGAGCAGGGAGGGTGTCGGTAGGAGTCCAGACTTTTGATGATAAAATACTCAAACTGATCGGAAGATATGAAAAATACGGCAGTGGTAATGAACTGATAGAAAAAATATCAAAAGCGAAGAATATTGTCAGAACCTTGAATATTGACATGATCTACAATTTCCCGGTTCAAAACAGAGACCAGTTGCTTAATGATGTATATACACTTAATAATATAAAGCCCGATCAGGTAACGTTTTATCCCCTGATGGTATCTGATGAAACCATACGAGAAATGAAGAAAATCATGGGGGCTCACAGTTTCAGGAAAGAGCGCCTCTTTAATGAACTGATATCGAAAAACCTTTCGACCGATTATCATCCGCAATCCGCATGGTGTTTTTCCCTTTCTGATGCAATGATAGACGAATATGTCACATCAAACGAAGACTATGCCGGCGCAGGAAGCGGGGCTTTCGGTCTGTCAGGCGGTTATATATATGCAAACACATTTTCGATAGGACGATATATGAAAGACATCCGGGAAGGGAGGCTCCCGGTTTATGCAAAAAAGAAATTCTCCAGAAAAGAACTAGCCCGATACGCGTTTCTGATGGGTCTTTTCGGATTAAAGGTGCCAAGAAGCATGTTCGTTCAAAGGTTTGGCAAAGACCCATGGACGCTTTTGCCTCTTGAATGCCTGTTTTTTACCCTCATCGGGGCTTTGAATACCACTCACGACAGCCTTCAGCTTACTGAAAAAGGGCGTTATTACTGGGTAATAATGATGAGGGAATTCTTTACCGGAGTTGATAATTTCAGGGATATGAGCAGACTGGAGGCAGGAAGCGAATACGAATGA